In Bactrocera oleae isolate idBacOlea1 chromosome 5, idBacOlea1, whole genome shotgun sequence, a genomic segment contains:
- the LOC106621231 gene encoding thioredoxin → MLKFAGQSVAPRIVAGLAGTTQSSNQHVTSGISAALQKCISQNHSYNRKVDVKDHYEFDQKVINNDNPVVVNFHAEWCDPCKILTPKMSELLDDSEDIDLATIDVDTNSELVETFEVKAVPAVLAFRNGVVVDKFIGLVDANSIENLINKLKRKKKQDDEAAASLKDK, encoded by the exons ATGCTAAAATTTGCTGGACAAAGCGTTGCGCCGCGCATAGTTGCTGGCTTGGCAGGTACCACACAGAGTAGTAACCAACATGTAACCTCCGGGATCAGTGCGGCACTGCAGAAGTGCATATCGCAAAATCACTCTTATAACCGTAAAGTGGATGTCAAGGATCACTACGAATTTGATCAAAAG GTAATAAACAATGATAATCCGGTTGTTGTCAACTTTCATGCAGAGTGGTGTGATCCATGCAAAATACTTACACCGAAAATGAGTGAGCTTTTAGATGACTCTGAAGATATCGATTTGGCTACCATAGATGTGGATACAAACTCTGAATTAGTAGAGACCTTCGAAGTAAAAGCCGTGCCTGCTGTACTGGCGTTCCGTAATGGAGTCGTTGTTGATAAATTCATTGGACTAGTAGATGCAAATAGTATAGAAAATCTAATCAACAAGTTGAAACGCAAGAAAAAACAAGACGACGAAGCTGCCGCGAGCTTGAAGGACAAATAA
- the AMPKalpha gene encoding 5'-AMP-activated protein kinase catalytic subunit alpha-2: protein MPQSRAAAAEAAATVSGPQPLVKIGHYLLGATLGTGTFGKVKIGEHQMTHHKVAVKILNRQKIKSLDVVGKIRREIQNLKLFRHPHIIKLYQVISTPTDIFMIMEYVSGGELFDYIVKHGKLQEHEARRFFQQIISGVDYCHRHMVVHRDLKPENLLLDHNLHVKIADFGLSNMMLDGEFLRTSCGSPNYAAPEVISGKLYAGPEVDIWSCGVILYALLCGTLPFDDEHVPTLFRKIKSGIFPIPEYLNKQVVNLVCQMLQVDPLKRATMEEIKKHEWFQKELPSYLFPSSIEQDSNVIDTVAVAEVCGKFGVKETEVHNALLSGDPHDQLAIAYHLIIDNKRFADEAAKTEINNFFVAGSPPPAAHSPSERAESVGPTAVITAGGTTSGTSTPGGTNSAMRPHPERIAPMRERQLAMSVQASGGGAFPEKAARGTPIKRAKWHLGIRSQSKPNDIMQEVYRAMKALDYEWKIINPYHVRVRRQNLKTGKYSKMSLQLYQVDSKSYLLDFKSLTNEEVEQGDDVILESLTPPPLSVQGAMPQQPTGHHTMEFFEMCAALIIQLAR, encoded by the exons ATGCCACAATCACGTGCTGCCGCGGCAGAAGCTGCGGCCACTGTTAGTGGCCCACAACCACTCGTTAAAATTGGACATTATCTGTTGGGCGCAACGCTCGGCACAGGTACCTTTGGTAAGGTGAAAATTGGTGAGCATCAGATGACACACCATAAGGTAGCGGTCAAGATATTAAATCGTCAGAAAATTAAAAGCCTCGACGTTGTCGGTAAAATTCGTAGAGAGATACAGAATTTGAAACTCTTCCGGCATCCGCACATCATTAAGCTTTAtcag GTTATATCCACGCCTACtgatatttttatgattatggAATACGTGAGCGGTGGTGAACTCTTCGATTACATTGTTAAACATGGCAAACTGCAGGAACACGAAGCACGTCGCTTTTTTCAACAGATCATATCCGGTGTAGACTATTGTCATCGCCATATGGTTGTACATCGCGATTTGAAGCCAGAAAATTTGTTGCTCGATCACAATTTACATGTGAAGATCGCAGACTTCGGTTTATCTAACATGATGTTAGATGGCGAGTTCTTGCGTACTTCATGCGGCTCGCCCAACTATGCTGCACCTGAGGTAATATCTGGCAAACTTTATGCTGGTCCAGAAGTAGATATATGGTCATGCGGCGTCATTCTCTATGCACTGCTATGTGGCACGCTACCATTCGATGACGAACATGTTCCGACGCTCTTCCGAAAAATTAAATCTGGTATTTTTCCCATACCAGAATATCTGAATAAGCAAGTAGTCAATTTAGTGTGCCAGATGTTACAAGTAGATCCACTCAAACGCGCTACCATGGAAGAGATTAAGAAGCATGAATGGTTCCAAAAGGAGCTACCTTCATATCTCTTCCCGTCCTCAATTGAGCAAGATTCGAATGTAATTGACACGGTTGCCGTCGCCGAAGTTTGTGGGAAATTTGGCGTTAAAGAGACGGAAGTGCATAATGCATTGCTCAGTGGCGATCCACACGATCAATTGGCTATCGCTTATCATTTAATAATCGACAACAAACGTTTCGCTGACGAGGCAGCAAAAACGGAGATCAATAACTTTTTCGTAGCCGGTTCGCCGCCGCCTGCCGCCCACTCACCTAGTGAGCGCGCTGAATCAGTTGGACCAACCGCTGTAATCACTGCCGGCGGCACTACCTCGGGCACGTCCACTCCAGGTGGCACCAACAGCGCCATGCGTCCACATCCCGAACGCATTGCACCGATGCGCGAACGCCAATTGGCTATGTCGGTGCAGGCATCGGGTGGCGGTGCCTTTCCTGAAAAAGCAGCACGTGGCACACCTATCAAACGTGCCAAGTGGCATTTGGGTATTAGATCGCAAAGTAAACCTAACGACATCATGCAAGAAGTGTATCGCGCCATGAAAGCTCTAGACTATGAGTGGAAGATCATCAATCCATATCATGTGCGTGTGCGTCGTCAAAACCTAAAAACGGGCAAATACTCGAAGATGTCTTTGCAGCTATATCAAGTTGATTCCAAGAGTTACTTGCTGGATTTTAAGTCTTTAACCAACGAAGAGGTTGAGCAAGGCGATGACGTTATACTGGAAAGTTTGACACCACCGCCGCTAAGTGTACAGGGTGCAATGCCGCAACAGCCCACAGGTCACCATACGATGGAATTTTTCGAGATGTGCGCCGCTTTAATTATACAACTAGCTCGTTAG